Proteins from a single region of Artemia franciscana chromosome 20, ASM3288406v1, whole genome shotgun sequence:
- the LOC136039867 gene encoding uncharacterized protein LOC136039867 — MAEKTEQEPEIDKGPQTAKIAGLELPHHALGPHARAKFNKDLLEAEAMNYIKKQQALHRPMSPHLTIYAPQWTWLLSISHRVTGVMLTTSLYGLGIGYMFASHPFGYYINLLHSLNIPVPLIFLMKFGLGAATSFHVLNGIRHLAWDTGRGFDLKTVYRTAYIVTALSGAGGLYLAML; from the exons ATGGCAGAGAAAACTGAACAGGAACCAGAAATT GACAAAGGGCCACAAACAGCCAAAATCGCTGGTCTGGAGCTCCCCCATCATGCACTAGGGCCACACGCAAGAGCAAAATTTAATAAGGACCTATTAGAGGCAGAGGCtatgaattacataaaaaaacaacaagcgTTGCATAGGCCAATGTCACCTCATCTGACTATATATGCACCTCAGTGGACATGGTTGCTCTCAATATCACATCGAGTCACCGGAGTGATGCTTACGACTTCACTTTATGGATTAGGAATAG GATACATGTTTGCAAGTCATCCTTTTGGTTACTACATAAACCTCCTCCATTCACTCAACATTCCAGTGCCAttaatatttttgatgaaatttggaTTGGGAGCCGCAACCTCTTTCCATGTCTTAAATGGAATCCGCCATCTT GCATGGGATACTGGCAGAGGATTCGACTTAAAAACTGTTTATAGAACAGCTTATATAGTCACGGCACTATCTGGAGCTGGAGGATTATATTTGGCCATGCTGTGA